One stretch of Pomacea canaliculata isolate SZHN2017 linkage group LG1, ASM307304v1, whole genome shotgun sequence DNA includes these proteins:
- the LOC112568114 gene encoding proteasome activator complex subunit 3-like isoform X2, whose protein sequence is MANSTTKKVSEFIENFKKETEALVTNIFPQKVLDIEEVYRKMIAEKISAVHEGINIPVPEPIVSDGDEPSTKKRRLENNHSGALEISGTPVLVFPEGKVSYNHRIHNWAESIKPLIMDLMEHANMVKMWISFLIPKIEDGNNFGVSIQEDTMAEARQVETESATYLDQLSRYYVTRAKIITKIAKYPHVEDYRQAVRELDEKQIVCLRLTLCEMRNHYASLHDIIHKNMDKIKKPRSGNAENLY, encoded by the exons ATGGCAAACTCAACAACCAAAAAG GTGTCGGAATTCAtcgaaaattttaaaaaagag ACGGAAGCTcttgtgacaaatattttcccACAGAAAGTCCTTGATATTGAAGAAGTATATCGG AAAATGATTGCAGAGAAAATTAGTGCTGTCCATGAAGGGATCAACATTCCTGTTCCAGAGCCCATTGTCTCAGATGGGGAtgag CCATCAACAAAGAAGAGAAGACTTGAGAATAACCACAGTGGTGCACTTGAAATCTCTG GCACACCTGTTCTGGTGTTTCCTGAAGGCAAGGTGTCGTACAATCACAGAATCCACAACTGGGCAGAGTCTATTAAACCTCTTATCATGGACCTCATGGAACATGCCAACATG GTTAAAATGTGGATCAGCTTCTTGATACCCAAAATAGAAGATGGGAACAATTTTGGAGTTTCTATTCAG GAAGATACTATGGCAGAGGCACGGCAGGTAGAAACAGAATCAGCTACTTACCTGGACCAGCTTTCACGTTACTATGTCACACGTGCAAAAATTATCACCAAAATTGCAAAGTATCCACATGTG GAGGATTATCGACAAGCAGTGAGAGAGCTAGACGAAAAGCAGATTGTATGCTTACGGCTCACTTTGTGTGAGATGAGGAACCATTAC GCAAGTTTACATGACATCATTCATAAGAACATGGACAAGATCAAGAAGCCAAGATCAGGAAATGCAGAAAACCTCTACTGA
- the LOC112568114 gene encoding proteasome activator complex subunit 3-like isoform X1, with protein MATTAHKQARKLVTVCSFPTGQSFGCPDEAFRQEPDQVTKKVSEFIENFKKETEALVTNIFPQKVLDIEEVYRKMIAEKISAVHEGINIPVPEPIVSDGDEPSTKKRRLENNHSGALEISGTPVLVFPEGKVSYNHRIHNWAESIKPLIMDLMEHANMVKMWISFLIPKIEDGNNFGVSIQEDTMAEARQVETESATYLDQLSRYYVTRAKIITKIAKYPHVEDYRQAVRELDEKQIVCLRLTLCEMRNHYASLHDIIHKNMDKIKKPRSGNAENLY; from the exons ATGGCGACCACTGCGCATAAGCAGGCCCGGAAACTCGTAACCGTCTGCAGTTTTCCAACAGGGCAGTCTTTCGGATGCCCCGACGAAGCTTTCCGACAAGAACCCGATCAGGTTACGAAGAAG GTGTCGGAATTCAtcgaaaattttaaaaaagag ACGGAAGCTcttgtgacaaatattttcccACAGAAAGTCCTTGATATTGAAGAAGTATATCGG AAAATGATTGCAGAGAAAATTAGTGCTGTCCATGAAGGGATCAACATTCCTGTTCCAGAGCCCATTGTCTCAGATGGGGAtgag CCATCAACAAAGAAGAGAAGACTTGAGAATAACCACAGTGGTGCACTTGAAATCTCTG GCACACCTGTTCTGGTGTTTCCTGAAGGCAAGGTGTCGTACAATCACAGAATCCACAACTGGGCAGAGTCTATTAAACCTCTTATCATGGACCTCATGGAACATGCCAACATG GTTAAAATGTGGATCAGCTTCTTGATACCCAAAATAGAAGATGGGAACAATTTTGGAGTTTCTATTCAG GAAGATACTATGGCAGAGGCACGGCAGGTAGAAACAGAATCAGCTACTTACCTGGACCAGCTTTCACGTTACTATGTCACACGTGCAAAAATTATCACCAAAATTGCAAAGTATCCACATGTG GAGGATTATCGACAAGCAGTGAGAGAGCTAGACGAAAAGCAGATTGTATGCTTACGGCTCACTTTGTGTGAGATGAGGAACCATTAC GCAAGTTTACATGACATCATTCATAAGAACATGGACAAGATCAAGAAGCCAAGATCAGGAAATGCAGAAAACCTCTACTGA